A genome region from Corvus hawaiiensis isolate bCorHaw1 chromosome 4, bCorHaw1.pri.cur, whole genome shotgun sequence includes the following:
- the LMOD2 gene encoding leiomodin-2, with protein MSTFGYRRELSKYEDIDEDELLASLTEEELKELERELEDIEPDRNLPVGQRQKSLTEKTPTGTFSREALMAYWERETKKLLEKERLGACEKDSEQEEDNSEELQEECFTESNSEVSEEAYTEEDDEEEDEEDEDESDDENEEEQNAAAGERPDYGKRSDHIRHKKCNGAKDNENFLNGHDGKDSDNQSLKSSAIHPCGNPTVIEDALEKVRSNDPDTTEVNLNNIENITSQMLIQFSQALRDNTVVKSFSLANTHADDNVAIAIAGMLKVNQHITSLNIESNFITGKGVLAIMRALQHNKVLTELRFHNQRHIMGSQVEMDIVKLLKENTTLVKLGYHFDLAGPRMSMTSILTRNMDKQRQKRMQEQRQQESGCDGAVSPKTKVLQKGTPRSSPYVSPKSSPWSSPKLPKKALPVKCQPSAPAPPPPPPPCPPPPPPPPPPPVIPQKKAPTRNIAEVIKQQESSKKALHNGQKKKKGKKSRKHENSILKEIKDSLKSVSDRKSEEGSRPSTRPSTPQRSLHDNLMEAIRASSIKQLRRVEVPEALR; from the exons ATGTCTACCTTTGGGTATAGAAGAGAGCTCAGTAAATATGAAGACATTGATGAAGATGAGCTCCTCGCTTCTCTCACTGAAgaggagctgaaggagctggagcgGGAGCTAGAGGACATAGAGCCAGACCGTAACCTTCCCGTGGGACAACGGCAGAAGAGCCTGACTGAGAAAACACCGACAGGGACTTTCAGCAGGGAAGCGCTGATGGCCTACTGGGAGAGGGAGACCAAGAAACTCCTAGAAAAAGAGAGGTTGGGTGCATGCGAGAAG GATTCCGAGCAAGAGGAAGACAATTCAGAAGAACTTCAAGAAGAGTGTTTCACAGAAAGCAATAGTGAAGTGTCTGAGGAGGCATATACTGAAGAGGATGATGAagaagaagatgaggaagatgaagatgagAGTGATGATGAGAATGAGGAAGagcaaaatgctgcagctggTGAAAGACCTGATTATGGCAAGCGTTCTGACCACATCAGACACAAAAAGTGTAATGGTGCAAAGGACAATGAAAACTTCCTCAATGGCCATGATGGAAAAGACAGCGATAATCAGAGCTTAAAAAGCAGTGCCATCCACCCTTGTGGAAATCCAACAGTTATTGAAGATGCTTTGGAAAAAGTTAGGAGCAATGACCCTGACACCACAGAGGTCAATCTGAACAACATTGAAAACATCACTTCACAGATGCTTATACAATTTTCTCAAGCCCTGAGGGACAACACAGTGGTTAAGTCATTCAGCCTGGCTAACACCCACGCTGATGACAATGTGGCAATAGCTATTGCTGGTATGTTAAAGGTAAATCAGCATATAACTAGTCTGAATATTGAGTCAAATTTTATCACAGGCAAAGGCGTGCTGGCCATCATGAGAGCTTTGCAGCATAACAAGGTTCTGACAGAACTGCGGTTCCACAATCAAAGGCACATCATGGGCAGCCAGGTGGAAATGGACATAGTCAAACTGTTGAAAGAGAACACCACTCTGGTAAAGCTGGGGTACCACTTTGACCTTGCTGGCCCAAGAATGAGCATGACGAGTATCCTGACAAGAAATATGGATAAACAGAGGCAAAAGCGTATGCAGGAGCAGCGGCAACAAGAGTCAGGTTGTGATGGAGCCGTCAGTCCAAAGACCAAAGTTTTGCAGAAGGGGACACCTCGGTCCTCACCTTATGTGTCACCTAAAAGCTCACCATGGTCTTCTCCAAAGCTCCCTAAGAAAGCACTGCCAGTGAAATGCCAGCCTTCAGCACCTGCACCCCCACCTCCCCCACCCCCTTgccccccacctccccctccccctcctcctcctccagttATTCCACAGAAGAAGGCACCAACCAGGAATATAGCTGAAGTCATCAAACAGCAAGAAAGCTCAAAAAAAGCCTTACATAatggacagaaaaagaaaaaaggcaaaaaaagcagaaaacatgaGAATAGCatattgaaagaaattaaagattCTCTAAAATCAGTCTCGGACAGAAAATCAGAGGAAGGTTCACGACCCTCCACCCGTCCATCCACCCCACAAAGGTCTCTCCATGACAACCTTATGGAAGCAATTCGGGCAAGCAGCATAAAGCAATTAAGGCGG GTCGAGGTACCAGAAGCCCTTCGGTGA